One Glycine max cultivar Williams 82 chromosome 3, Glycine_max_v4.0, whole genome shotgun sequence DNA window includes the following coding sequences:
- the LOC121174628 gene encoding uncharacterized protein produces the protein MATQSNSPPPPPPSTGVASHSSSPPLKRTRKASRLRLLATRPVGAERPLVHVDPVTGKADGPHSKKFRTYLGIVARDKVDVTYENWKHVPITQKDLIWEDIQAEFDIPEASDLRTKKKILQTVGERWRQFKSDLTSKWALAADKDSVDDTVCKMYGISKEKWTQFCQSRRDPSWENVRKKAQAVQKQNTAPHVMSRGGYEYLEKKLMDEKRKKKLEEATQSGSTDTVIDPPSPIKRHVKWKLARTKKTGDMTSEAAKEIADKIDALEEQASQGSFVTHGRHDILTAAIGRPEHPGRVRAVGAGITIKQYFGSASRTSSIAPEYLQQLTQQIKDQLEDSITEKVTRRLMLSLSQMQSQGLALPPEPDVGPSAARVSTKESCVDPSGNDLDTGDSYKCGLYIEEYPSRLVALGRVYEGSTTIHNIPLLHDQVKVGVEEIRDVDAPIPVPTKEVKVVGQALNTFLAWPTHLVKRLSEQGAVRPTKPTDRPDDEVDDPLYLMTLTIPQLFLKPLQVMWDATLFGLFNENFPLYIKHEDLSEIAHGGQCLSISVIQLWILHMTETSMRAGNIDVYGFLEPQSIQRSGQSQFESENYIKNWMQNSQRDVYLGAYLNGAHWQMVVILPKENVVIWFCSLHNKPDNYLKGIINSISLILDHWNQKD, from the exons ATGGCTACACAGTCAAACTCTCCtccgcctcctcctccttctactGGTGTAGCATCGCATTCGTCGTCACCACCATTGAAGCGGACTAGAAAGGCCTCACGCCTAAGATTATTGGCGACTAGACCAGTTGGGGCAGAGAGACCCCTTGTCCATGTGGATCCTGTTACTGGCAAAGCAGACGGTCCCCACAGCAAGAAATTTAGAACATATTTAGGGATCGTTgctcgtgataaggtggatgtcACATACGAAAATTGGAAGCATGTCCCTATtactcagaaggatttgatatgggaggatattcag gctgaatttgatatccctgaagcatctgatttaaggacaaaaaagaaaatacttcagactgtgggggagcggtggagacagtttaagtctgatttgacgtcgaaatgggcacttgcagctGACAAGGATAGTGTTGATGACACTGTATGCAAAATGTAcggcattagcaaggagaaatggaCCCAATTTTGCCAGAGCCGTAGAGACCCTTCATGGGAG AATGTTCGAAAAAAAGCACAAGCTGTCCAAAAACAAAACACTGCCCCTCACGTgatgtctcgtgggggttatgaatatttagaaaaaaagttgatggatgagaagagaaagaaaaaactagagGAAGCAACTCAATCCGGAAGCACTGACACCGTcattgatcctccatctcccatcaaacgacacgtgaagtggaagctagcccgcaccaagaaaactggtGACATGACATCTGAagcagcaaaggaaattgctgacaagatt GATGCGCTTGAGGAGCAGGCCTCACAGGGTTCCTTTGTTACCCATGGACGTCATGATATactgactgctgccattgggcgaccagaacaccctggtcGTGTGCGTGCTGTAGGAGCCGGTATAACcatcaaacaatactttggatcagCTTCAAGGACCTCCTCCATTGCTCCCGAATACCTGCAACAGTTGACGCAACAAATCAAGGACCAACTAGAGGATTCAATCACAGAAAAAGTCACTCGACGGCTAATGTTATCCCTCAGCCaaatgcaatcacagggactcgCACTGCCTCCTGAACCTGATGTTGGTCCTTCAGctgctcgtgtcagcacaaaggagagttgtgttgatccctcagggaacgaTCTAGACACCGGTGACTCATACAAATGTGGGTTGTATATTGAAGAATATCCTTCTCGCCTGGTTGCCCtgggaagagtttatgagggatctaCAACAATTCACAACATTCCTTTGCTGCATGATCAAGttaaggttggtgttgaggagatTAGAGATGTAGATGCTcccattcctgtacccactaaAGAGGTTAAGGTCGTGGGACAGGCTCTTAACacattccttgcttggccgacacatctagtcaagcgtttatcagaacag ggAGCTGTGAGACCCACGAAACCTACAGATAGGCCGGATgatgaggtcgatgatccgctatatctaatgacattgaccattCCACAGCTTTTTCTGAAGCCattgcaggttatgtgggatgctaccttgTTTGGCCTATTTAATGAAAACtttcccttgtacataaagcatgaagatctgtctgaaattgcacatggtggtcaatgtctcagcatatctgttatacagttgtggattct gcatatgactgagacaagtatgcgagctgGGAATatcgatgtgtatggattcctcgagccacagtctatCCAGAGATCTggccaatcacaatttgaatcagaaaattacattaagaaCTGGATGCAAAATTCACAACGagatgtgtacctaggagcctacttgaatgg tgcacattggcaaatggtcgtcattttgcctaaggaaaatgttgtcatttggttttgttcgttgcataataagccagacaactacctcaaaggcataattaatag tatttcactgatcctagaccattggaaccagaaagattga